One Capra hircus breed San Clemente chromosome 3, ASM170441v1, whole genome shotgun sequence genomic window, tttacccaaaccttgatTTGGAAGTAATCCCTGATCTAACATCAAatctgttacggtgggtgaaggactatataaataaacacccattttgcttaatatatcacgcccccatagattaactggaagatggggcagaatataaggcttaaattgacCTGTATGGCCGTCTTTATCtgtccaagtaagaagggacgagctttgttctggattggtagtttggccaataccttgaagagtggaaatagccatctgtttaggccatgtagtaggccagtatttatCAGAAATAACactaatatcggcccctgtatcaagcactccgcggaaaagcttaccattaacgcgtagctcaagttctggtcgtgcttcggtaacattttgcacccaataggcgtcagatGACCCGAAACCTTTATCTTGACGGTCTctattaattgtttttccttgtataactaatggaactaaaaggagttgagctatacgttgtcctgcattgattacaataattttattaggagcggaggctaatatttttatctctcctgtataatcagagtcaatcacaccaggatgaataagtattccttttaaagacgcactgctgcgccccAAGAGCAATCCAGCTGtccctggaggtaaaggcccaaacactcctgtggcaagggtttgaacccccatctcgggagttagtactgtgtaggaggtggcacagaggtccaatcccgcgctgcctcttgtggctcgacagaggtctgcaatggttcttttggaacctgcagcgttgccccataacattgtttcggggccaggggctggcccctcacccagtttcccgaaaccgggggcAAAGGATTACCTTGAATATCCGTTTTAGAACGGCAATCCCGTGcccaatgttttccttttttacatcgtgggcacaAATTAGGAATGTTAACAGggctttgttgtttttgagggcacactgccgcccgatggccaggttgaccacaaacaaaacaaccagaattacctgacttttgaagTCCTTTCTTATTCCgggcttgttgctgaaaaagtacctcctttatgctttttccttgtaatgctgctgccatagcaatgccttgcatgtaggagggtccaatatcagcacaaatgcgaataaaatcagacagatctccctttttacGATAAGGTCTTAaggcagcttgacaggcagagttagcgttttcaaaagccaattgttttgccaATAACATCCCAGCCtgttcatctgacattatcttacctatagtaTCTAAAAGCCGTGCCACGAAGTCTTggtaaggctcatcaggtccctgtcggacttttgaaaGATCTTCTGTCTTAGTACTGgagctaggaagttttttccatgcctgccgagctgcatttgatatttgtgcatatgcaccaggtaagaAATTAAGTTGAGTATCAGTAGCCTGGTAAGGGCCTTCACCAATCAACATTTCATAGGAGGTTTGTATATTTTGCTGTCGGTTAACATCAGCTATACGAGCACATTGTTCAaaaaattcagatttccatagtaaataatctccccctGAGAGACAAGCCCTAGCtgtttgtttccaatcatttgggggtaaAGCTTGAGTACCCaaattttctatcatagcaatggtgaatggagcggtaggaccgtattgtgaacaagcaatctttaactcttttagttGCTTAAAAGGCAGTGATTCATAataacgctggttgttattttcaaagacaggaaaagcaagagaaaaatcagagacAACCTCACCAAGTCGCTGTGCTTGTCTCAATGCCTTCTGCAGCGGAGACATGTTTTCAGACGGTGGAGAGGGCCctggagggggatcgagaccagCCACAACAGAAGGAGCATAAGCAGGGggaagaggcggagcagaaggagatttggCATTGTTACTAGGAAACTTGATTCCtgagttctgtaaagcaatagtgaggttttttaaacattcaaccaattcatctttagatgttgacgcccccttttcttgtgctaaaaaaccccaatcttcttgatggtatttagcagcttcttcgtctaattctgCCTCATCTGTGGaggaaagtgaatcatcattatccgAAGGACGCAATAAATTAGGAAGCGGAGGATCACCTTCAACTCCCtcgggaacagcatacctgggttccgaaTCGGGAACAtggagaggattttcttcctgttttaataaatttcctaaacgttttaattcatcattatcaaaatccagacaatcacgaattagtgtccaaaaggataaagtttcaacagggattttttcagggccatgtaAAGTATAATGAGTCCggatttgttcccctaccttcttCCATGTCTccaaatttactgtaccttctctggggaaccaagggcaaacctcctcaataaatgaaagaaaattgattagtttaggtttggaaacagtaattccccgatgtttcaacattacagatagcatatgtacaaacaattgacgactatgcgtctgtcccatatttatactctcaactatataccttactactcctcctctaTGTTAATGCACTTGTATActtatatactcactctttttaattaatgagagtagtggcgaggaaaactgtcgaacagccccacgttgggcgccacctgccgcggccagcacaagcaagagtcgcacctgcacagggagagaacggagcgtccccgctaagaaaataagagagagacaaaagatggggttgagaggatcagaccaaaatggctgataccttgctttattgtgctgcagtatatataggataaaatacgtgatttctgacctttacaagattgtttttcatctccaaatacaatcaccaGACCCGTACCATTGTATACAGAtcacaataagctaatctatcttctatgacatGTTGCCGAAACCAAACATCTTGGAGCCTTAAGGGCTATAAAAATTCTTGAGggtggcgggacagggagcttaggcacatgtcctagggctctgcataacgccgagcagctcccaagacttaacccttcacgggcagtcccccgcagagccagacatcctggaatgtgaagtcaagtgggccttagaaagcatcactatgaacaaagctagtggaggtgatggagttccagttgaactatttcaaatcctgaaagatgatgctgagaaagtgttgcaatcaatatgccagcaaatttggaaaactcagcagtggccacaggactggaaaaggtcagttttcattccaatcccaaagaaaggcaatgccaaagaatgctcaaactaccacacaattgcactcatctcacatgctagtaaagtaatgctcaaaattctccaagccaggtttcaacaatacatgaaccgtgaactccctgatgttcaagctgattttagaaaaagcagaggaaccagcgatcaaattgccaacatccgctggatcatcgaaaaagcaaaggagttgagaaaaacatctatttctgctttattgactatgccaaagcctttgactgtgtggatcacaacacactgtggaaaattctgaaagagatgggaataccagaccacctgacctgcctcttgagaaatctgtatgcaggtcaggaagcaacagttagaactggacgtggaacaacagactggttccaaataggaaaaggaccacgtcaaggctgtatattgtcaccctgcttatttaacttctattcagggtacatcatgagaaacgctgggttgaaagaaacacaagctggaatcaagattgctgggagaaatatcaacaacctcagatatgcagatgacatcacccttatggcagaaagtgaagagaaactgaaaagcctcttgatgaaagtgaaagaggagagtgaaaaagttggcttaaagctcaacattcagaaaacgaagatcatggcatctggtcccatcacttcatgggaaatagatggagaaacagtggaaacagtgtcagacttttttttttttggtggggggggctccaaaatcactgaagatggtgactacagccatgaaattaaaagacgcttactccttggaagaaaagttatgaccaacctagatagtatattgaaaagcagaaacattactttgccgactaaggtccctctagtcaaggctatggtttttccagtggtcatgtatggatgtgagagttggactgtgaagaaagctgagcactgaagaatggatgcttttgaactgtggtgttggagaagactcttgagagtcccttggactgcgaggaggtccaaccaggccattctgaaggagatcaactctgggatttctctggaaggaatgatgctaaagctgaagctccagtactttggccacctcatgtgaagagttgactcattggaaaagactctgatgctgggagggattaggggcaggaggagaaggggacgaccgaggatgagatggctggatggcatcacggactcgatggacatgagtctgagtgaactccgggagatggtgatggacagggaggcctggcgtgctgcgattcatggggttgcaaagagtcggacacgactgagcgactgaactgaacggaactgaactgattgacatggaacaacagactggttccaaataggaaaaggagtacgtcaaggctgtatattgtcacccggcttatttaacttatatacagagtacatcatgagaaacgctgagttggaagaagcacaagctggaatcaaatttgctgggagaaatatcaataacttcagatatggagatgacaccatgcttatggcagaaagtgaagaggaactcaaaagcgtcttgatgaaagtaaaagtggagagtgaaaaagttggcttaaagctcaacattcagaaaaacgaagatcatggcatccggtcctaccacttcatgggaaatagatggagaaacagtggaaacagtgtcagactttatttttttgggctccaacatcactgcagatcgtgactgcagccatgaaattaaaagatggttactccttggaagaaaagttgtgaccaacctagatagcatactgaaaagcagagacattgcctacaaaggtccgtctagtcaaggatatgtttttttcagtggtcatgtatggatgtgagtttggacagtgaagaaagctgagcacggaagaattgatgcttttgaactgtggtgttggagaagactcttgagagtcccttggactgcgaggagatccaacaagtccattctgaaagagatcagccctgggatttttttggagggaatgattctgaagctgaaactccagtactttggccacctcatgtgaagagttgactcactggaaaaaactctgaagctgggagggaggaaaggggacaacagagaatgagatggctggatggcatcactgactcgaaggacatgagttagagaactccgggagatggtgatggacagggaggcctggcgtgctgcaattcatggggtcgcaaagagtcagacaggactgagtgactgaactgaattgaactgattcccAGTGGAGAGGGCGGCTATCTTgtcctccctcttccctactgATTCATTACCAACGCATTCATCTTCGTAATCAACAgcttttctcaggagtcaggagtCAGCGTTTGTCCCAAGATATACATCACatccttccaagtaaggtcataaagcagagtaacacctttaaaagctctaatataGTTTTCTGGGTGTTCTAAATAGTCTCCCAGATCCTCCttgatcttttgtgtttcttgaCAGGAAAAGggcttattaactctcatagacTGATCATTTCTCCCGGTGGGTGCTTCCTGAAGAGGCAACAGCTTGTGTGGCTAttcctcagtctctctggctgTTCTGTGCATATGATACCAGGGATAGATTGGAGAAACCTGCTTTACTTTATCTCTTTGTCTCTTGTCCTCCATCTCATCTCTTACTTCAATGGTCTGAGTTTCTTTGAAACCAGAGTAGTCTGAGGTTGTACTGAGACAGAAGTTGTTTAGACCTCTTCTTGGGCAATTtgaatttcagtttgggcttttaCTGAGACCAAAACAACCCTTCTTGGGAGGTGGGGGTTTCTCTGACTTCCAGTTTGCCCAATTTGGAGCCCCGGTTAGGGGGGCAaagtaggaggacaggagggagctgaaggtttcACACCCAAATCTATATCCTTAGGACATAAATCTGGCATatttcacagagagaaaaagagcaacacatatgctacttctacccatttcccttgttttctataGAACcagtctaattgtaaaacagtattatacttaagagaccctccaactgGCCACCATTTGCCATCCTCCAGTGGGTACCACggccatgcagtatcacataggaagaccaggtgtgtcttcttaagccctggggatcaagtctatcccagtttttcaggatacagttcaaaggggTGAGGCTGGAAtggttagctcccatctgtaagagaggaaaaaataaagaccagGACCATTTTTCTACAGGAGGCATCCCTCCATGttctagatgggggtgtagacagactttacaccaaagcttttctttcctggtcagacttagtctgtcccttactgaTGCAGGTGCCATACTAGTCCCTCCATGTTCTACCAccgagatggggtggggatgcaCCAGGGGTATAcctgatggcatccctgactgacAGCCAACTCCTCATCATTAAAACCTTGTTTGCCTCTGATGACACCCGGGGTGCAATCAGAATAACCTTCTGGAATGCCTCCCAAGCTAAGACCGCTGGGGGAAACATTtgtcacctgagtgcctgtgcatgaccctgagtatattcctgaccacaatgAGACCAGTATGAACATAAAACTGAAAGGTTTCTTCCAAGCATCACCACACCAGTAaaagagcctcctctggtccactaagagccagtgttaccaaagggaaaaaaaaaaaaaacacccatttCAGTTAcaatctgagtaacctttaacctcagaGGTGCTCTTGTAGCTAGAGCTCCATCTAACTTCTGAACTTTTGATTCCTAGCGAGGCTAGGCACTTCCTGACTACCAATCCAAGTCTGGGACCTAAGTCATAGTACATAGTAACagcatagatcacaagtcccttgaaagtctatgatctgaCAGATTAAGTTAGTACttctaattcccaaggagttaggaaatggtcaaagagattgAAAAGTTTGACTGAGAAAGGAGAGTTCAGTCCACACACGTTGCCCATTTCTGGTAAGTCCCCAGAGGAAacattgggtgcctcttggcattggcaggttggtataAACCCCCGACagttttctgccataagccatATGAGGTCACTACATAACtacagagcagggctcctcacttgtCATTCATTTACACAAGCACACcgtagagttagtaaagtacagcagaaaatgtgttcactaggagaacaaagaactagagctccaaagCATGCTTGCCTTGTCCTGAAGAATCGCTGACGAGCCCCCAAGAtaaaaggttgttgctgaaccaccaaaagatgccaggatttttggcctctggaggagaagaattcaatgcggggccagagacgaggcttggtcactcagagcttttgtgcaatagagttattaaagtatgaaagggA contains:
- the LOC108635662 gene encoding endogenous retrovirus group K member 7 Gag polyprotein-like translates to MGQTHSRQLFVHMLSVMLKHRGITVSKPKLINFLSFIEEVCPWFPREGTVNLETWKKVGEQIRTHYTLHGPEKIPVETLSFWTLIRDCLDFDNDELKRLGNLLKQEENPLHVPDSEPRYAVPEGVEGDPPLPNLLRPSDNDDSLSSTDEAELDEEAAKYHQEDWGFLAQEKGASTSKDELVECLKNLTIALQNSGIKFPSNNAKSPSAPPLPPAYAPSVVAGLDPPPGPSPPSENMSPLQKALRQAQRLGEVVSDFSLAFPVFENNNQRYYESLPFKQLKELKIACSQYGPTAPFTIAMIENLGTQALPPNDWKQTARACLSGGDYLLWKSEFFEQCARIADVNRQQNIQTSYEMLIGEGPYQATDTQLNFLPGAYAQISNAARQAWKKLPSSSTKTEDLSKVRQGPDEPYQDFVARLLDTIGKIMSDEQAGMLLAKQLAFENANSACQAALRPYRKKGDLSDFIRICADIGPSYMQGIAMAAALQGKSIKEVLFQQQARNKKGLQKSGNSGCFVCGQPGHRAAVCPQKQQSPVNIPNLCPRCKKGKHWARDCRSKTDIQGNPLPPVSGNWVRGQPLAPKQCYGATLQVPKEPLQTSVEPQEAARDWTSVPPPTQY